The sequence TACCAGTCATAATAAAGTTATTTAGGCTGTCCGCCATTCCGTCAAAGGTATTTTGGGTAATATTGGCAACATTGGCAGCAACATTACTGACATCGGTTTCGATGTTATTCCAGCCTTCTAGCATACCTTGTTTAAAGCTACCTCGAGATTGCTCTGTTTGAGCTTGGATTTCGGCTCGACGTTCCTTGAGCTTAGCGATTTCTTCATCTAATTTGGCAATATTTTCAGCCGTCATACCAATTTTGAGCCTTGCTGCCTCAAGATCTAACTCGTGGTTATACTGCATTAGCTCTTGCTCTTGGCGAGTTTTACCGAGCAAGGTTAATTCAAACTCCATTGCTTTGAGTTTTTCACCATTATTGTAGGTAAATTGAGAAATGGCTACCTGTTGCTGGGCGGAATCTAACTGACCGGCTAACTCTTTAAGCCTTGCGACACCTTGCTCACCGTAACCTTTGTATTTTTCAGCGTTGATCGCAATATCTTCTGTTAGTTTTCGGACTTCTTGGTAGTCGGAAACTTGACCGAAAACGGCAATATCTGCGGCATTCGCTTTTAGACCAGCTAAACGGTTTGTCATCTCCGCCACTTGGTTTTGATAACTTTCCGCAGAGCGTTCCGCATCACGCTGTTGCTTTTTAGCCGCTTTTTCTGCCTTGGTTTTCTTAGGTTTACTGCCTTTACTACCTGTTTTGATACTACTTTCTTTCAGGTTTGCTAATTGAGCTTCATAGGCTTTTTGATAATCTAACCCGGTAAAATCTTGCCCCTCAAGATTAAGCTCCGCTTGTAGCTTATTGGCTTCATCGGTTTTGCCATCTCGTTTTAATTGGCTGATTTTGGTTTGTTTATTTAAGCGGTCAATGTATTAGCCTTGTCAGATACAACAGCACCTTCGCCAATATTTAGCCCCATACCGGATAAATTAGCCACCATTACCGCTGCTCGCATAGCTTCACCGGCAACACCGCCAAGTGCAGTAGCGATATTATTCGCAGCAATCACCATTTCGGGTGATTTGACGGTAAAGTTGCCGATAGCAAGATTTAAACCATCGACTTTGATTTGGCTTTCGTCAATGTGAGGATATAATTTGACAAATTCCTCTCGTAGGTTAGCGATTGGAATATGGGCTTTTAAGGCTTCTTGAGCCTCTAAGCTAGAGTTCAAGGTTCTTTGAGTTTTTTCAGTATCTGCGGTCACTAATTTCAGCTCTTCTTGTTTTTTCGCAAGCTCTTCCGCACTCATTGTAACACGCACAGTGCCAGCAAACGCATCCTCATAAACCGTCGCACCTTGCTCAATTTCACGAGTAAGTTCGGCTTGGCGTTGTTTTAAATCGGCTAATGCAGTTTTTTGCTCTTTAATTGAGCGAGACAATTTAACCATTTCGGCATCAGTCTGAGCCTTAGTCATAGCTCGAACAGAGTCTAAACTGTCTGCATATCGTAGTGCTTCTTCTCGGGCTGCTTTTTTACTTTCAGATAATCCCCATAATGCAGCACTAGCGGTTGTGGCAATAGTGACTAAAGTCATCAACGGGTTAGACAATACTGCAGCTTTGAGCATATTCATTTCATTTCGAACACCTGCAGCAATACCTTGATAAAGAACCATTGCGGCACTCGTTGCCCGTGTACTGACAGCATAAGCTGATTGTGCGACGGTATTTTCTAAATAAGCTGTTTTTAACGCATTTTTTGCTACTTGTTGCTGCTGATCCAAGAAAATTTGCTTTTGGCTCAATTCATGTTCGACACGATTTAATTGCTGCAACTGCTGTTGAATAACCTTCCTCTCGGTATAACTCACTGCTGAGAGAGACTGAATTTGCAATTTTTGACGCTCTACTTGAATTTGTGCCTGTGTTGCAACAACATCAGCCTGTTTTGCTTTAGTATCTTCATACTGAGCAAGGGTATTAGCATACGTTGCTTGAGTTTCTTGAGCCATTACAACAAATTTTTCTCTTTTAGCCGCTGTTTCAGTCACGGTTGCTTGAGCATTTTTAATTGCCCCAATTGCTACATTTGCTTGATCTTGTAAAAATGAACCGAGTTTTAATCCAGCAAATGATATACCCAAAACTGTTACAGCACGTGCAGCAATATCAAAATTATCTGCAAGCAACCCTAATACATTAACAACTGATTG comes from Mannheimia granulomatis and encodes:
- a CDS encoding phage tail tape measure protein, with protein sequence MTNRLAGLKANAADIAVFGQVSDYQEVRKLTEDIAINAEKYKGYGEQGVARLKELAGQLDSAQQQVAISQFTYNNGEKLKAMEFELTLLGKTRQEQELMQYNHELDLEAARLKIGMTAENIAKLDEEIAKLKERRAEIQAQTEQSRGSFKQGMLEGWNNIETDVSNVAANVANITQNTFDGMADSLNNFIMTGKADFRSFAQSVLSDISKMLIRMALFNAIKQGMNFMGFSEGGLVGGSFAVGGYTGDGGKYTPAGIVHKGEYVITKEATSRLGLDYLNYLNYGKRGFASGGGVAVPRVPSSSYQPKSAQSSISVQVINNGEPTEAKVSQKQQGEQTQITVELMRKIARQEANGMIQNNFRAGGVFA
- a CDS encoding tape measure protein, whose translation is MMSSLGQLNIYLSLEAIQFQQALGKSEQQAQKFAKNFQVDLEKTKNAAKQFSNRTVEYLGNIENAAKNTNTATKWEFKLNNLERLRNAAGQLSQFSDRYTELGNKLKLVTETETQHARAMADVYDISLKTAQSTQATSSVYQTFAQNSKQLGISQTEVAKLTETVAKSVAISGASSATASNALVQFSQSLLMGKMKAQEFNSLMTQTPSIVQAISKGLGITTAEFKAMVDNGEMSAEKMIEGLKKAESYVNGQYNQTATTISGAMQNLSTATEKWVGETDQALGVSQSVVNVLGLLADNFDIAARAVTVLGISFAGLKLGSFLQDQANVAIGAIKNAQATVTETAAKREKFVVMAQETQATYANTLAQYEDTKAKQADVVATQAQIQVERQKLQIQSLSAVSYTERKVIQQQLQQLNRVEHELSQKQIFLDQQQQVAKNALKTAYLENTVAQSAYAVSTRATSAAMVLYQGIAAGVRNEMNMLKAAVLSNPLMTLVTIATTASAALWGLSESKKAAREEALRYADSLDSVRAMTKAQTDAEMVKLSRSIKEQKTALADLKQRQAELTREIEQGATVYEDAFAGTVRVTMSAEELAKKQEELKLVTADTEKTQRTLNSSLEAQEALKAHIPIANLREEFVKLYPHIDESQIKVDGLNLAIGNFTVKSPEMVIAANNIATALGGVAGEAMRAAVMVANLSGMGLNIGEGAVVSDKANTLTA